A single region of the Candidatus Endomicrobium procryptotermitis genome encodes:
- the xth gene encoding exodeoxyribonuclease III gives MKIISWNVNGVRAVYKKDFAKWFKSENADIVCLQETKAEKEQFPKELAEAEGYNFYCSCAQKKGYSGVAAWSKIKPLSIETSIENEKFDSEGRVLKLEFDNFVLFNIYFPNGGASKERLDYKLDFYDYFIKYLRKYGKKNVIICGDYNTAHHEIDLARPKQNEGVSGFMPIERKKLDDLEQSGFVDSFRHFNREAENYTWWDYKTAARTRNVGWRIDYFYVSKSALKYLKMADILSSVQGSDHCPISITIF, from the coding sequence ATGAAAATAATATCGTGGAACGTCAACGGAGTAAGAGCCGTTTACAAAAAAGATTTTGCAAAATGGTTCAAAAGTGAAAACGCGGACATCGTATGCCTTCAGGAAACGAAAGCCGAAAAAGAGCAGTTTCCAAAAGAACTTGCCGAAGCGGAAGGATATAATTTTTACTGTTCTTGCGCACAAAAAAAAGGCTACAGCGGAGTTGCGGCATGGTCAAAAATAAAACCGTTATCCATAGAGACAAGTATTGAAAATGAAAAGTTTGACTCTGAGGGCAGAGTTTTAAAACTCGAATTTGATAATTTTGTTCTGTTTAATATTTATTTTCCTAATGGTGGAGCTTCAAAAGAAAGGCTAGACTACAAATTAGATTTTTACGATTACTTTATCAAATATTTGAGAAAATACGGCAAAAAAAATGTAATTATCTGTGGAGATTATAATACAGCTCATCATGAGATAGATCTGGCAAGGCCGAAACAAAATGAAGGTGTGTCAGGGTTTATGCCAATCGAAAGAAAAAAACTTGACGATCTTGAACAGTCGGGTTTTGTCGATTCTTTCAGGCATTTTAACAGAGAAGCAGAAAATTATACATGGTGGGATTATAAAACAGCTGCACGCACTAGAAACGTCGGCTGGAGAATAGATTACTTTTACGTTTCCAAAAGCGCACTCAAATATTTAAAAATGGCTGACATTCTCAGTTCTGTACAAGGATCAGATCATTGTCCGATAAGTATCACGATTTTTTAG
- a CDS encoding ankyrin repeat domain-containing protein, which produces MKRKLLFALFFVVYAYAGNAAADEITEAIILGNSSAAIELINFGENIDINLRDDTDGYTPLMLASKKGDVAVVRALLEKNADVNVKSYKGLTALMAAVESGNKNIAVLLADAGADIDAKENEGWTALLFAAHSGNSSMVRFLIDRRADVNARNYTGETPLIHAAEKGHKDIVKMLIDNGAQTEAKQNSGWTALMFAARNGNDFITELLIDDSADVNAKNNSYWTPLMIAIKSGNLSTAKLLIEAGADVNVKNENKWTALMFASEKGDREIISLLIDKGAEINAKNDLNFTALIIALDNKHYELAEFIINAGADTDIRNNNGITALMLALRNGYDKEARKIISKSLNVNIKDSKGWNALMYAARYCKSSDIFLDLIYKKAEVNARNNMGWTPLMLASYAGNREYIEILMENGAETELKNNDGQTALIEAVENKQPEIAKLLISEGANINTKEEKTNNTPMMFAAAEGYDTLVSLLHSKGAAVDERNNESMTALFFAVKNNRISTVKKLIKYGADINFKDSKGKKVLAYAKENGYKELEKILKAEAADNTKGVLAGIKYGEGIDNIKMPLLSAVYENDVEKVREIVLSSQTKINVDEKTDLGITPLMIAVSKGNMEIVEMLIANKAKIDDVAKDGSSALLIAVRSGSIEMINLLLNNNANINITNKKGITPLSAAIIENRAAEVHILIFRGADINKKDALGSTPLMHAARTGNEKIINELINAGAKINDKNKSHENALMWAAEAENKDTVYLLIEKGIDINAKDNNGFSALAAAVYNGKSDMVDVLIEKGADINTKNNKGWTPLMIASYQGKIEMVKKLAGSNVNSMTKEGWTALMFAARYGKNQTEILNALIECKAIVNLKNKNGCTALMLAVYAGNIEASMLLMANGAGADIVKNNGGTALMIGVTNGNIDAVKLLLSNGANIDIAGYYGTALNLAVLKDNFDMVEFLIKNSADVNKAGRNGKMPLMTAVMKGNIDIARYLIDNGADVNAQEKKTGFTALDYAAGNEVMVNFLKQNGASKENAKEYDAIMSEKFTAATVQSVDDALGSCASLENISETWIIQWTPKRISNFLDYKVRIAENTKGIVEFLSKEEGEKWLNGIYNENKMNSSVYRSPAEVGLVIPIK; this is translated from the coding sequence ATGAAAAGAAAGTTATTATTTGCCTTGTTTTTTGTTGTTTATGCATATGCTGGAAATGCTGCTGCGGACGAAATTACTGAAGCGATTATTCTCGGCAATTCTTCGGCGGCGATTGAGTTAATAAATTTTGGAGAAAATATTGATATAAATTTGAGAGATGATACCGACGGTTATACGCCTTTAATGCTTGCTTCAAAAAAAGGCGATGTCGCTGTCGTCAGAGCACTTTTGGAAAAGAATGCGGATGTCAATGTAAAAAGCTATAAAGGACTTACGGCTCTGATGGCTGCGGTTGAAAGCGGTAATAAAAACATAGCCGTTTTGCTTGCAGATGCAGGCGCGGATATTGACGCTAAAGAAAATGAAGGTTGGACGGCTTTATTGTTTGCCGCACATTCCGGCAATAGCAGCATGGTGAGGTTTTTAATAGACAGAAGGGCAGATGTCAACGCCAGAAATTATACGGGTGAGACTCCTCTTATACATGCCGCGGAAAAAGGACATAAAGATATAGTAAAAATGCTTATAGATAACGGCGCACAAACCGAAGCAAAACAAAATAGCGGCTGGACTGCTTTGATGTTTGCAGCCAGAAACGGAAACGATTTCATAACGGAACTTTTAATAGATGACAGTGCCGATGTAAACGCAAAAAACAATTCTTATTGGACGCCGTTAATGATTGCGATTAAAAGCGGAAATTTGTCTACGGCGAAACTGCTCATAGAAGCAGGTGCCGATGTAAACGTAAAAAATGAAAATAAGTGGACTGCTTTGATGTTTGCATCCGAGAAAGGCGATCGCGAAATAATAAGCCTTCTTATAGATAAAGGCGCCGAAATAAATGCAAAAAATGATTTAAATTTTACAGCTCTTATAATAGCTTTGGACAATAAGCATTATGAGTTGGCCGAGTTTATTATTAATGCCGGAGCTGATACGGATATAAGAAACAATAACGGAATAACGGCTCTTATGCTTGCTTTAAGAAATGGATACGATAAAGAAGCCCGCAAAATTATAAGTAAAAGTTTAAACGTAAATATTAAAGATTCGAAAGGATGGAACGCTTTGATGTATGCGGCAAGATACTGCAAATCTTCAGACATTTTTCTTGACCTTATATACAAAAAGGCCGAAGTCAATGCTAGAAATAACATGGGCTGGACTCCTTTAATGCTTGCATCATATGCTGGAAACAGAGAGTATATAGAAATACTTATGGAAAATGGAGCGGAAACGGAACTCAAAAATAATGATGGACAGACCGCTCTTATTGAAGCAGTTGAAAATAAACAACCCGAAATCGCTAAACTTTTAATATCGGAAGGCGCAAACATTAACACAAAAGAAGAGAAAACGAATAATACGCCTATGATGTTTGCCGCTGCGGAAGGATATGACACGCTGGTATCTCTTTTACATTCGAAAGGAGCTGCAGTTGACGAGAGAAATAACGAAAGTATGACGGCTTTGTTTTTTGCCGTAAAAAATAACAGGATAAGCACGGTTAAGAAATTGATTAAATACGGAGCCGATATAAATTTTAAAGACAGTAAAGGAAAAAAAGTTTTGGCATATGCCAAAGAAAACGGCTACAAAGAACTTGAAAAAATTCTTAAAGCAGAAGCTGCCGACAATACGAAAGGCGTTCTTGCCGGTATAAAATATGGTGAAGGCATAGACAACATAAAAATGCCGCTTTTGTCTGCGGTTTATGAAAATGACGTCGAAAAAGTCCGTGAAATCGTATTGTCAAGCCAAACTAAAATAAATGTGGACGAAAAAACGGATTTAGGAATTACACCTTTGATGATTGCTGTGTCTAAAGGTAATATGGAAATTGTCGAAATGCTTATTGCCAATAAAGCGAAAATTGACGACGTTGCAAAAGACGGATCTTCGGCTTTACTTATAGCTGTCCGCAGCGGTAGTATAGAAATGATAAATCTGCTGTTAAATAATAATGCTAATATAAACATTACCAATAAAAAAGGAATTACTCCTCTATCTGCGGCAATAATTGAAAACAGGGCTGCTGAAGTGCATATTCTTATTTTCAGAGGTGCAGACATAAACAAAAAAGATGCGCTTGGTTCTACCCCGCTTATGCATGCGGCTAGAACAGGAAATGAAAAAATAATAAATGAACTGATAAACGCAGGTGCAAAAATAAACGATAAAAATAAATCTCATGAGAACGCTTTAATGTGGGCTGCCGAAGCGGAAAATAAAGATACAGTTTACTTATTGATTGAAAAAGGGATTGACATAAACGCAAAAGACAATAACGGTTTTTCGGCTTTAGCAGCAGCCGTATATAATGGAAAGAGCGATATGGTTGATGTTTTGATTGAAAAAGGTGCCGATATTAATACAAAAAACAATAAAGGCTGGACGCCGCTTATGATTGCTTCATATCAGGGTAAGATCGAAATGGTAAAGAAGCTGGCGGGTTCTAACGTGAATTCGATGACTAAAGAAGGTTGGACTGCTCTTATGTTTGCCGCCAGATATGGTAAAAATCAAACCGAGATACTCAACGCACTTATAGAATGCAAAGCCATCGTAAATCTGAAAAATAAAAATGGCTGTACAGCTTTAATGCTTGCCGTTTATGCCGGCAATATAGAAGCTTCCATGTTGCTTATGGCAAATGGAGCCGGTGCCGATATAGTAAAAAACAACGGGGGTACAGCACTGATGATAGGTGTCACAAATGGGAATATCGATGCAGTTAAGCTTTTGCTGAGCAACGGCGCAAATATAGATATTGCCGGTTATTACGGAACCGCTTTAAATCTTGCAGTTTTGAAAGACAATTTTGATATGGTCGAATTTTTAATTAAGAACAGCGCCGACGTCAATAAAGCAGGAAGAAATGGCAAAATGCCTTTGATGACGGCCGTTATGAAAGGGAATATAGATATTGCCAGATATTTAATCGATAATGGAGCCGATGTAAACGCTCAGGAAAAAAAAACGGGCTTTACTGCGCTCGATTATGCCGCTGGTAACGAAGTTATGGTCAATTTCTTAAAACAAAACGGAGCTTCAAAAGAGAATGCAAAAGAATACGACGCTATAATGTCCGAAAAATTTACAGCTGCGACTGTTCAGTCCGTTGACGATGCTTTAGGCAGCTGTGCATCTTTGGAAAATATATCGGAAACATGGATAATTCAATGGACGCCGAAAAGAATAAGTAATTTCTTAGATTATAAAGTGAGAATTGCAGAAAACACCAAAGGTATCGTTGAGTTCTTGTCAAAAGAAGAAGGGGAAAAATGGCTTAACGGTATATACAATGAAAATAAAATGAATTCTTCGGTTTATAGAAGTCCCGCCGAAGTCGGATTGGTAATACCCATAAAATAA
- a CDS encoding DUF1254 domain-containing protein, giving the protein MKNAVLYFTAFIFCISAFLFGCGKEAAQSQPDNIAMKRMQMVQIAKEAYVYGFPMVLAEITKRYMTNPLSDTENLPVNQIRHFHSFADDKFKNFTRPLSDIFYSAAWLDLSKEPILFEIPDTSNRYTLFTIINAWTDVLASSGRRTNGTNAYKFAVMGTHWEGTLPEGFEEYRSNTNMVLVTGVIQVKNAQDEMDVEKIQNAIKVYPLSSYDKKYDAPKGVADDTLSVKVPLEQVFSMNISDFFNTFNNLMLKNPPYSQDEQILDKILDIGVAPGMRFDLSTFDFDTQEAFKEIPRWLKDNIESIKMEGAEKGWNYNLAFGSYKVDYTLRAKTAYLNFGASLNDDIVCIYSYADSDNEKYDFSKKYVLSFKKDEIPPANALWSVSLYNGSGYLVKNSIKRFSLGSKDNLRFNKDGSLEIYIQKDNPGKDKQSNWLPCGEEEFSVALRCYWPKDNLLDGSWKAPSVVNKTE; this is encoded by the coding sequence ATGAAAAATGCAGTTTTATATTTTACCGCTTTTATATTTTGCATTTCGGCATTTTTGTTTGGATGCGGTAAAGAGGCTGCTCAATCGCAACCAGACAATATAGCTATGAAAAGAATGCAGATGGTACAGATTGCCAAAGAAGCTTATGTCTATGGATTTCCGATGGTTTTAGCTGAAATCACAAAAAGATATATGACAAATCCTTTGTCCGACACTGAAAATCTTCCAGTTAATCAAATAAGGCATTTCCATTCTTTTGCCGATGATAAATTTAAGAATTTTACAAGGCCGCTCTCTGATATTTTTTATTCTGCAGCATGGCTGGACTTGTCGAAAGAACCGATATTATTTGAAATTCCCGATACCTCAAACCGTTACACTCTTTTTACAATCATAAATGCTTGGACTGATGTTTTAGCTTCATCTGGAAGACGCACAAATGGAACTAATGCTTATAAATTTGCCGTTATGGGAACACACTGGGAAGGCACTCTTCCCGAAGGTTTTGAAGAATACAGATCTAATACTAACATGGTATTAGTGACAGGCGTAATACAGGTGAAAAATGCACAAGACGAAATGGATGTAGAAAAGATTCAAAATGCGATAAAGGTGTACCCTTTAAGTTCTTACGATAAAAAATATGACGCTCCTAAAGGTGTAGCAGATGATACTTTATCTGTAAAAGTTCCTTTGGAACAGGTTTTTTCCATGAATATAAGTGATTTTTTTAATACTTTTAATAATTTAATGCTTAAAAATCCGCCTTATTCACAAGATGAACAAATTTTAGATAAAATATTGGATATTGGCGTAGCTCCGGGAATGAGATTCGATCTTTCAACATTTGACTTTGACACGCAGGAAGCTTTTAAAGAGATACCGAGGTGGCTGAAAGATAATATAGAAAGCATAAAAATGGAAGGAGCGGAAAAAGGTTGGAACTATAATCTTGCTTTCGGCAGTTATAAAGTTGATTATACTCTTAGAGCTAAAACCGCATATTTAAATTTCGGGGCAAGTCTTAATGATGACATTGTCTGCATATATTCTTATGCCGATTCAGACAATGAAAAATATGATTTTTCGAAAAAATATGTTTTAAGTTTTAAAAAAGATGAAATCCCTCCCGCAAACGCTTTATGGAGTGTTTCTTTGTACAATGGTTCCGGTTATTTAGTCAAAAATTCAATAAAAAGGTTTTCATTGGGCAGTAAAGATAACCTGAGATTCAATAAAGACGGCTCTCTTGAAATTTATATTCAGAAAGATAATCCGGGCAAAGATAAACAAAGTAATTGGCTTCCTTGCGGTGAAGAAGAGTTTTCTGTAGCGCTTAGATGTTATTGGCCGAAAGATAATCTTCTTGACGGCAGCTGGAAGGCACCATCTGTAGTAAATAAAACAGAATAA
- the yihA gene encoding ribosome biogenesis GTP-binding protein YihA/YsxC: MLEKMAFFMAVTEAETLPKNIAEVIFCGRSNVGKSSTINALCSQKKLAYTSKTPGRTRTINVYDVSTGKWIIDLPGYGFARVSPKEKRHWQKMIEDCIVERKTKKAVYIIVDAFVGPTELDYDMAYWLKDNGIDFKIVANKCDKIPQVNMPEVENKISEYFEIDKKDVFAVSAKKRNGIDKLRNDIKLFLK; the protein is encoded by the coding sequence ATGCTTGAAAAAATGGCTTTTTTCATGGCAGTGACAGAAGCCGAAACTCTTCCTAAAAATATTGCAGAAGTTATTTTTTGTGGTCGTTCAAATGTGGGAAAAAGCAGCACTATAAACGCTTTATGTTCGCAGAAAAAACTTGCGTATACGTCAAAAACTCCAGGAAGAACAAGAACGATTAACGTATATGACGTTTCAACGGGAAAATGGATAATAGATCTTCCCGGATACGGTTTTGCCAGAGTCAGCCCTAAAGAAAAAAGACACTGGCAGAAAATGATAGAAGACTGTATAGTTGAAAGAAAAACAAAAAAAGCTGTTTACATAATAGTTGATGCTTTTGTCGGACCGACCGAACTGGATTATGACATGGCTTATTGGCTTAAAGATAATGGAATCGATTTTAAAATCGTAGCAAACAAATGCGACAAAATTCCGCAAGTCAATATGCCTGAGGTTGAAAATAAAATATCCGAATATTTTGAAATAGATAAAAAAGATGTATTTGCCGTAAGTGCGAAAAAGAGAAATGGAATAGATAAATTAAGAAATGACATAAAGTTGTTTTTGAAGTAA
- a CDS encoding Bax inhibitor-1/YccA family protein: MANPLLKEEVFRNQGISEGMTVSGTINKSIILWLLLGVSAVFSWTHPHITVPLIFPLIITGVILVLIMAFKKVASPFLSPFYAISEGLILGALSLYFERMYPGIVINAILLTIAVLFCMLAAYKSGVLRATPRFKKGVIMATLAIFFVYIIDLLMNTFAGTNFPYIHDSSLLGICISVFVVSIAAFNLIIDFDLIENGARVGAPKYMEWYGAFALMVTLIWLYLELLRLLAKMRN, from the coding sequence ATGGCAAATCCGCTTTTAAAGGAAGAAGTATTTAGAAATCAGGGAATCTCGGAAGGGATGACCGTTTCAGGAACGATTAACAAAAGTATAATTTTGTGGTTGCTGTTAGGAGTGAGCGCAGTTTTTTCATGGACGCATCCGCATATTACTGTGCCTTTAATATTTCCGCTTATCATAACAGGGGTAATTTTGGTTCTTATAATGGCATTTAAGAAAGTAGCATCTCCGTTTCTTTCGCCGTTTTATGCGATTTCCGAAGGTTTGATTTTGGGAGCTCTTTCATTGTATTTTGAAAGAATGTATCCCGGCATTGTAATCAATGCCATACTTTTGACAATCGCCGTTTTGTTCTGTATGCTTGCGGCATACAAAAGCGGCGTGTTAAGAGCTACGCCAAGATTTAAAAAAGGCGTAATTATGGCTACTTTGGCGATATTTTTCGTATATATAATAGATTTGCTTATGAATACGTTTGCGGGAACGAATTTTCCTTATATACATGACTCTTCTCTGTTGGGAATATGTATAAGCGTGTTTGTAGTTTCAATTGCGGCTTTTAATCTTATTATCGATTTTGATTTGATTGAAAACGGAGCCAGAGTCGGAGCGCCAAAATATATGGAATGGTATGGAGCGTTTGCGCTTATGGTGACGCTGATATGGCTTTATCTTGAATTGCTGAGGCTGCTGGCGAAAATGAGAAATTAA
- a CDS encoding TIGR03960 family B12-binding radical SAM protein, protein MRNAQIDEILALVQKPSRYINGELNSYQADMSADFSVCLCFPDIYEVGASNLGIEILYHLINEKKLARCERCFAADMDLEHILRERNFMLFSLESQSDLKSFDIVGFTVQCELVAANIVNMLDLAQISVFSKDRKEEEPLILGGGPALTNPEPFADFFDAFVIGDGEPAMPAVIDVWKKTYGFPRQERLKKLSEIKGVYVPSLYNVEYNEDMTIKSVTPISPDIKAVINKSVLRLEDAYFPQKKIVPFVETVHDRLNIEVARGCPGRCRFCQASKYYRPWRSRPLEKLLEAVKYGLSYTGYEEVAFSSLSCSDYKNLDKLLIETNKLYGASNLRISLPSLRCNEHSLKVAQYINRSKRPTLTFAPEAGTDRLRNVIGKYLPEKRIIKTLLSANAMGWKVIKLYFMIGLPTETDEDLAGINTLVRLIKKEAKGLDFNITVSPFVPKAQTAFQWVPMVAPKRIKEKIDYLSKLMPAKIKAHNHLASVLEAFLAKGDRRVSCVIYKAWQKGARFDQWSDKFRSDIWNEAVVESGLDIDFYVYRERNRNEVFPWDHLNFLVSKQSLYADYIKGINETTDISSDEFDKSQCLLPENYEEPKNLVLPPIMRMRLRFSKKGSARFISHLEQIEVFRRAARRSGLPVAYTAGFSPQVKSSYGPPLSVGYESLCEYMELYFTEKVSRDEVISGFTDILPRGFKILDAKRVPLSFPSIDVLANIAEFSIKNIDISREKIYDFMSCNSIMVEKNKKGKITEIDAKPLIKRFDISKEGLTMQLRFGNGKTVKPEMILKKLLENQKNYVRIYNIEKIQLYIEVSSGEIYEP, encoded by the coding sequence ATGAGAAACGCTCAAATTGATGAGATACTGGCTCTTGTACAAAAGCCTTCAAGATATATTAATGGAGAATTAAATTCGTATCAGGCAGATATGTCTGCTGATTTTTCTGTTTGTCTGTGCTTTCCTGACATTTACGAAGTCGGCGCTTCCAATCTTGGCATTGAAATTCTCTACCATTTAATTAATGAAAAAAAGCTCGCCCGCTGCGAAAGATGTTTTGCTGCGGACATGGATTTGGAACATATTTTGCGTGAAAGAAATTTCATGCTTTTTTCATTGGAATCGCAAAGCGATTTGAAAAGTTTTGACATCGTCGGTTTTACCGTTCAATGCGAACTTGTTGCTGCAAATATTGTCAACATGCTTGATTTGGCTCAAATATCTGTTTTTTCCAAAGACAGAAAAGAGGAAGAACCTTTAATTTTGGGAGGTGGTCCCGCTTTAACAAATCCAGAACCTTTTGCCGATTTTTTCGATGCTTTTGTAATAGGAGACGGCGAACCCGCAATGCCGGCTGTCATTGATGTATGGAAAAAAACGTATGGATTCCCAAGGCAAGAAAGACTTAAAAAACTTTCGGAAATCAAAGGAGTGTACGTTCCTTCGCTTTATAATGTCGAATACAATGAAGATATGACGATAAAATCCGTTACGCCGATAAGTCCAGACATAAAGGCTGTGATAAATAAAAGCGTTTTACGGCTTGAAGACGCATATTTTCCTCAAAAAAAGATAGTGCCTTTTGTAGAAACGGTGCATGACAGATTAAACATAGAAGTTGCGCGAGGATGTCCTGGACGGTGCCGGTTTTGTCAGGCGTCAAAATATTACAGACCGTGGCGTTCGCGGCCGCTTGAAAAACTTTTGGAAGCGGTTAAATACGGGTTGTCGTATACCGGTTATGAAGAAGTTGCTTTTTCGTCTCTTTCCTGCAGCGATTACAAAAATCTGGATAAACTGCTTATCGAAACGAATAAATTATACGGTGCTTCGAATTTAAGAATATCATTGCCTTCGCTGCGCTGCAATGAACATTCGTTAAAAGTCGCACAATATATTAATCGTAGTAAAAGGCCTACTCTGACTTTTGCTCCGGAAGCCGGAACCGATAGGCTAAGAAATGTAATCGGAAAGTATCTGCCGGAAAAGCGGATTATAAAAACTCTTCTTTCGGCGAACGCTATGGGCTGGAAAGTCATAAAACTTTATTTTATGATAGGGCTTCCTACGGAAACCGATGAAGATTTAGCAGGAATAAATACTTTGGTGCGTTTGATTAAAAAAGAAGCAAAAGGGCTTGATTTTAACATTACGGTTTCTCCTTTTGTGCCAAAAGCGCAGACGGCTTTTCAATGGGTGCCGATGGTTGCACCGAAAAGAATAAAAGAAAAAATAGATTATTTAAGCAAACTCATGCCGGCTAAAATAAAAGCGCATAATCATCTTGCAAGCGTACTGGAAGCTTTTTTGGCAAAAGGCGATAGACGCGTTTCCTGTGTGATATATAAAGCATGGCAGAAGGGTGCCCGTTTTGACCAATGGTCTGACAAGTTTAGAAGTGATATATGGAATGAAGCGGTTGTGGAAAGCGGATTGGATATTGATTTTTACGTATACAGGGAAAGAAATAGAAACGAAGTTTTCCCTTGGGATCATCTGAACTTTCTGGTATCGAAACAAAGCTTGTATGCAGATTACATAAAAGGAATAAATGAAACCACAGATATTTCGTCCGATGAGTTTGACAAATCGCAGTGTCTGCTTCCGGAAAATTATGAAGAACCCAAAAATTTGGTTTTGCCGCCCATTATGCGTATGCGTTTGCGTTTTTCGAAAAAAGGCTCGGCAAGATTTATTTCGCATCTAGAACAGATAGAAGTTTTCAGAAGAGCTGCAAGGCGTTCAGGTTTGCCGGTGGCTTATACAGCGGGTTTTAGCCCTCAGGTAAAATCTTCTTATGGTCCTCCGCTTTCCGTTGGCTATGAAAGTTTATGCGAATATATGGAACTTTATTTTACTGAAAAAGTCAGCAGGGATGAAGTTATCAGCGGATTTACTGATATTCTCCCGCGCGGTTTTAAAATTTTGGATGCAAAAAGGGTTCCTCTGTCATTTCCTTCAATAGACGTGCTGGCCAATATTGCCGAGTTTTCGATAAAAAATATCGATATTTCACGTGAAAAAATATACGACTTTATGAGCTGTAACTCGATAATGGTTGAAAAAAACAAAAAAGGAAAAATTACGGAAATTGACGCAAAGCCGCTTATAAAACGGTTTGACATAAGTAAAGAAGGATTAACAATGCAGTTGAGATTTGGAAACGGTAAAACCGTGAAACCTGAGATGATTTTGAAAAAACTATTAGAAAACCAAAAAAATTATGTTAGAATATATAATATTGAAAAAATACAATTATATATCG
- a CDS encoding ComF family protein produces MEFVLTCGENLINDIKNLLLRILAFFYPVTCSCCGKLMSAVSKERVCDGCRNSLDKIKGFICHKCGLPLEDGGEHCYVCRHNPKEFHFDKMRAAYLYKNSVRRLILKFKYFDRIFLAADLAQGVIEVLKQNDFFNDTDIVIPVPLNIVRRIKRGYNQAALLALEVGKSISKPVSEKILLRSKITKPQFKLSKKERTENIKNSFVVKNHNLIKKKNVLLVDDIVTTSATASACAKVLKESGASKVYVIALARD; encoded by the coding sequence GTGGAATTTGTTTTAACCTGCGGAGAAAATTTGATAAACGATATAAAAAATTTATTGTTAAGAATTTTGGCCTTTTTTTATCCGGTTACCTGCTCGTGTTGTGGAAAGTTGATGTCTGCTGTTTCAAAAGAAAGAGTCTGCGATGGCTGTAGAAATAGTCTAGATAAAATAAAAGGCTTTATCTGCCATAAATGCGGTTTACCTTTAGAAGACGGAGGTGAGCATTGTTATGTATGCCGGCACAACCCTAAAGAGTTTCATTTTGACAAAATGAGAGCGGCTTATTTATATAAAAATTCCGTCAGAAGATTGATATTGAAATTCAAATATTTTGATAGAATATTTTTGGCTGCAGATCTAGCACAAGGCGTGATCGAAGTTTTAAAACAAAACGACTTTTTTAATGATACCGACATCGTGATTCCCGTACCATTAAATATTGTCAGAAGGATAAAAAGAGGATATAATCAGGCAGCGCTGCTTGCTTTGGAAGTCGGTAAAAGCATCTCAAAACCGGTATCTGAAAAAATTCTTTTAAGAAGCAAAATAACAAAACCACAATTTAAACTTTCCAAAAAAGAAAGAACCGAAAATATCAAGAATTCTTTTGTTGTAAAAAATCATAATTTGATAAAAAAGAAGAATGTTTTGCTTGTGGATGATATTGTTACTACTTCTGCAACGGCATCTGCCTGCGCAAAAGTTCTTAAAGAGTCAGGAGCGTCAAAGGTGTATGTGATTGCTTTAGCGCGCGATTAA
- a CDS encoding NUDIX domain-containing protein — protein sequence MLKEYSYGAVIYKIENEEPLFLLVKSKRSDKWGFPKGHIEESDTTGLHAAKREIFEETGIKDMNFVEGFKEEDIYIIEGTRPETKGMTTEKHSIYFLAQTFSQPLNYDRKEIAQLEWASIERAVELLYFVNQKNIITKSYRKIKGHI from the coding sequence ATGCTGAAAGAATACTCTTATGGTGCAGTAATATATAAGATAGAAAATGAAGAACCTCTTTTTCTGCTTGTTAAATCAAAAAGAAGCGATAAATGGGGATTCCCGAAAGGGCATATTGAAGAAAGCGATACAACAGGATTACATGCAGCGAAAAGAGAAATTTTTGAAGAAACCGGAATTAAAGATATGAATTTTGTAGAAGGATTTAAAGAAGAAGACATTTATATAATTGAAGGCACTCGTCCCGAGACAAAAGGCATGACGACAGAAAAACATTCAATTTATTTTCTTGCACAAACTTTTTCGCAGCCTTTAAATTACGATAGGAAAGAAATAGCGCAATTAGAATGGGCGTCTATAGAACGGGCAGTGGAACTTCTTTACTTTGTAAATCAGAAAAATATCATAACAAAGTCGTATAGAAAAATAAAAGGGCATATTTAA